A portion of the Pseudomonas synxantha BG33R genome contains these proteins:
- a CDS encoding class I SAM-dependent methyltransferase produces the protein MPSPIKLEFSEKYDDQHAQQYLLKHQDNLARRLSHKRDEQLARGALAMAGEPGLVLDLPCGAGRFWPLLAEKPNRVIIGADNSASMLKIATTAQPAEVVKRVRPLQTSAFDIDLPDNSVDSIFCMRLMHHIGEAEHRLTILREFQRVTRDSVIISLWVDGNFKAWKRKRSEVRRRKRGEQEGYQNRFVLPAATVEAEFEQAGFRVQESLDFIPLYAMWRVYVLRKR, from the coding sequence ATGCCTTCCCCAATCAAGTTGGAATTTTCCGAAAAGTACGACGATCAACACGCGCAACAATATTTGCTCAAACATCAGGACAATCTGGCTCGCCGGTTGTCCCACAAACGCGACGAGCAGCTGGCGCGTGGTGCACTGGCCATGGCCGGTGAGCCGGGCCTGGTGCTGGACCTGCCTTGTGGCGCTGGACGTTTCTGGCCGTTGCTGGCCGAAAAACCCAACCGTGTGATTATCGGGGCTGACAATTCGGCGTCGATGTTGAAGATCGCCACCACCGCTCAACCGGCGGAGGTGGTGAAACGGGTACGCCCTTTGCAGACATCTGCCTTTGATATCGATTTGCCAGATAACTCCGTCGACAGTATTTTCTGCATGCGCTTGATGCACCACATCGGTGAAGCGGAGCACAGGCTGACAATACTGCGTGAGTTTCAGCGAGTTACCCGCGACAGCGTGATTATTTCGCTGTGGGTGGACGGCAATTTCAAGGCCTGGAAGCGCAAGCGCAGCGAAGTACGTCGTCGCAAAAGAGGTGAGCAGGAAGGTTACCAAAACCGGTTTGTGTTACCGGCTGCTACTGTCGAGGCAGAATTCGAGCAGGCCGGTTTCCGTGTTCAGGAATCCCTGGACTTCATACCGCTCTACGCCATGTGGCGAGTGTATGTATTGCGCAAGAGGTAA